Proteins co-encoded in one Erinaceus europaeus chromosome 2, mEriEur2.1, whole genome shotgun sequence genomic window:
- the LOC103126082 gene encoding sialic acid-binding Ig-like lectin 13, with translation MLLRLLPLLWAGSLAQDSGFQPQIQELVTVQEGLCVPVPCRVPRHHMFFLFYHNVHGYWFREGADTAQDAPVATTNPHREVQKDTLGRFIFLGDLRTQDCTLFIRDAKNTDQGKYFFKIETEHPSYHPKSKLSQVQVTVLTHTPNILIPGTLESGYTVNLNCSVPWACEKGTPPTFSWIGGAITSQGPSTPFSSVLTLTPRPQDHGSSLTCQVIFPGANVSTERTVQLSVTYPPHSMTVTAFLGNSTGPMAVRNGSSLQVPEGQSLHLVCEADSNPPSDLRWSRDKLALSPSLLGGPAVLVLPQVDARDQGTLTCRAQNPLGSQHVTLSLSLQRSPEPLAELVLVAILEAAVKSLLLLLCLVILLRRSHSKEVFRTSGSKEDTNTTKC, from the exons ATGTTGCTGCGGCTGCTGCCCCTGCTGTGGGCAG GCTCCCTGGCTCAGGATTCAGGATTCCAACCTCAAATTCAGGAGCTGGTGACGGTGCAGGAGGGCCTGTGTGTGCCTGTACCCTGTAGAGTCCCCCGACACcatatgttctttcttttctatcacaATGTACATGGCTACTGGTTCCGTGAAGGGGCGGACACAGCCCAGGATGCTCCTGTGGCCACAACTAATCCACATCGGGAAGTGCAGAAAGACACCTTGGGCCGTTTCATTTTTCTCGGGGACCTCCGGACCCAAGACTGCACCCTGTTCATCAGAGATGCAAAGAACACAGaccagggaaaatattttttcaagatagagacagaacatcCAAGCTACCATCCCAAGTCTAAGCTGTCTCAGGTGCAAGTGacag TCCTGACCCACACGCCCAACATCCTCATCCCAGGGACCCTGGAGTCTGGTTACACAGTGAACCTGAACTGCTCTGTGCCCTGGGCCTGTGAGAAGGGGACACCCCCCACCTTCTCCTGGATTGGGGGTGCCATCACCTCCCAGGGCCCCAGCACACCCTTCTCTTCTGTGCTCACCCTTACCCCACGGCCCCAGGACCATGGCTCCAGCCTCACCTGCCAAGTGATTTTCCCTGGAGCCAATGTGAGCACAGAGAGGACAGTCCAGCTCAGTGTCACCT ACCCTCCACATAGCATGACCGTCACTGCCTTCCTGGGAAACAGCACAG GACCCATGGCTGTGAGGAATGGCTCCTCTCTGCAGGTCCCTGAGGGCCAGTCCCTGCATCTGGTCTGTGAGGCTGACAGCAACCCTCCCTCCGATCTGAGATGGTCCAGGGATAAGCTGGCCCTGAGCCCCTCCCTGCTTGGAGGCCCTGCAGTCCTAGTGCTGCCGCAAGTGGATGCGAGGGACCAGGGGACTCTCACCTGCAGGGCTCAGAACCCCCTGGGCTCCCAGCATGTCACCCTGAGCCTGTCCCTGCAGA GGAGCCCAGAACCCCTGGCAGAGCTGGTGCTGGTGGCCATCTTGGAGGCTGCTGTCaagtccctgctcctcctcctctgcctggtCATCCTGCT GAGGAGGTCCCATAGCAAGGAGGTGTTCAGGACCTCAGGGAGCAAGGAGGATACCAACACCACCAAGTGCTGA
- the LOC132533462 gene encoding myeloid cell surface antigen CD33-like isoform X1, which translates to MLLLLLLLPLLWAGSQTLDSQYWLQVQESVTVQEGLCVSVSCKFSDPWKVYSNPPRAHGYWFREGANIHRDTPVATNNPGRRVLKETQGRFLLLLGDPKDYNCSLFIRDARKEDQGKYFFRVERQNIKYNYISKLLYVHVTALTHTLHILTPETLESGHPVNLSCSVPWACERGTLPTFSWTSTAFSSLGSRTSLSSVLTLTPRPQDHASNVTCQVYFPAVGLTLERTIQLNVTRDPQGPGSGISLGAGTGQPGYREGAVRGAVGGAGVTTLLAVILVLLFFTWVRVKKHRRATVMDRDDSHPDRRTASQGPQQESTPHAPNVSTLGTEQEVQYATLSFHKTNPQEGSPRTQ; encoded by the exons atgctgctgctgctgttgcttctGCCCCTGCTGTGGGCAG GCTCTCAGACTCTGGATTCTCAATACTGGCTCCAAGTGCAGGAGtcggtgacagtgcaggagggcctgtgtgtgagtgtgtcatgCAAATTCTCCGACCCCTGGAAAGTGTATAGTAACCCTCCCAGGGCTCACGGCTACTGGTTCCGGGAAGGGGCTAATATACACAGAGACACTCCAGTGGCCACAAACAACCCAGGGCGCAGAGTGCTGAAGGAGACCCAGGgccgcttcctcctcctcctcggggACCCGAAGGACTACAACTGCTCCCTGTTCATCAGAGACGCCAGGAAGGAGGACCAGGGGAAATACTTTTTTAGGGTGGAGagacaaaatataaaatacaattaCATTTCTAAGCTGCTCTATGTGCATGTGACAG CCCTGACCCACACCCTCCACATCCTCACACCAGAAACCCTGGAGTCTGGTCACCCAGTGAACCTGAGCTGCTCTGTGCCCTGGGCCTGTGAGAGGGGGACACTCCCCACCTTCTCCTGGACATCCACAGCCTTCAGCTCCCTGGGCTCTAGAACCTCCCTCTCCTCAGTGCTCACACTCACCCCACGGCCCCAGGACCACGCTTCCAATGTCACCTGCCAGGTGTACTTCCCTGCAGTTGGCCTGACCCTGGAGAGAACCATCCAGCTGAATGTCACCC GTGATCCTCAGGGCCCAGGTTCTGGCATAAGCCTGGGAGCTGGCACAG GGCAGCCTGGCTACAGAGAAGGAGCCGTGCGTGGGGCCGTCGGGGGAGCAGGTGTCACTACACTGCTTGCTGTCATCCTCGTCCTCCTCTTCTTCACGTGGGTCAG AGTGAAGAAACACAGGAGGGCAACAGTAATGGACAGAGATGACAGCCACCCAGACAGGAGGACAGCTTCCCAG GGTCCACAGCAGGAGTCCACACCACATGCCCCCAATGTCTCCACCTTGGGGACTGAGCAGGAGGTGCAGTATGCCACCCTTTCATTTCACAAGACAAACCCTCAGGAGGGCTCCCCCCGGACCCAGTGA
- the LOC132533462 gene encoding myeloid cell surface antigen CD33-like isoform X2 — protein MLLLLLLLPLLWAGSQTLDSQYWLQVQESVTVQEGLCVSVSCKFSDPWKVYSNPPRAHGYWFREGANIHRDTPVATNNPGRRVLKETQGRFLLLLGDPKDYNCSLFIRDARKEDQGKYFFRVERQNIKYNYISKLLYVHVTALTHTLHILTPETLESGHPVNLSCSVPWACERGTLPTFSWTSTAFSSLGSRTSLSSVLTLTPRPQDHASNVTCQVYFPAVGLTLERTIQLNVTRQPGYREGAVRGAVGGAGVTTLLAVILVLLFFTWVRVKKHRRATVMDRDDSHPDRRTASQGPQQESTPHAPNVSTLGTEQEVQYATLSFHKTNPQEGSPRTQ, from the exons atgctgctgctgctgttgcttctGCCCCTGCTGTGGGCAG GCTCTCAGACTCTGGATTCTCAATACTGGCTCCAAGTGCAGGAGtcggtgacagtgcaggagggcctgtgtgtgagtgtgtcatgCAAATTCTCCGACCCCTGGAAAGTGTATAGTAACCCTCCCAGGGCTCACGGCTACTGGTTCCGGGAAGGGGCTAATATACACAGAGACACTCCAGTGGCCACAAACAACCCAGGGCGCAGAGTGCTGAAGGAGACCCAGGgccgcttcctcctcctcctcggggACCCGAAGGACTACAACTGCTCCCTGTTCATCAGAGACGCCAGGAAGGAGGACCAGGGGAAATACTTTTTTAGGGTGGAGagacaaaatataaaatacaattaCATTTCTAAGCTGCTCTATGTGCATGTGACAG CCCTGACCCACACCCTCCACATCCTCACACCAGAAACCCTGGAGTCTGGTCACCCAGTGAACCTGAGCTGCTCTGTGCCCTGGGCCTGTGAGAGGGGGACACTCCCCACCTTCTCCTGGACATCCACAGCCTTCAGCTCCCTGGGCTCTAGAACCTCCCTCTCCTCAGTGCTCACACTCACCCCACGGCCCCAGGACCACGCTTCCAATGTCACCTGCCAGGTGTACTTCCCTGCAGTTGGCCTGACCCTGGAGAGAACCATCCAGCTGAATGTCACCC GGCAGCCTGGCTACAGAGAAGGAGCCGTGCGTGGGGCCGTCGGGGGAGCAGGTGTCACTACACTGCTTGCTGTCATCCTCGTCCTCCTCTTCTTCACGTGGGTCAG AGTGAAGAAACACAGGAGGGCAACAGTAATGGACAGAGATGACAGCCACCCAGACAGGAGGACAGCTTCCCAG GGTCCACAGCAGGAGTCCACACCACATGCCCCCAATGTCTCCACCTTGGGGACTGAGCAGGAGGTGCAGTATGCCACCCTTTCATTTCACAAGACAAACCCTCAGGAGGGCTCCCCCCGGACCCAGTGA